In Fusarium oxysporum f. sp. lycopersici 4287 chromosome 2, whole genome shotgun sequence, a genomic segment contains:
- a CDS encoding isocitrate dehydrogenase [NAD] subunit 2, mitochondrial has translation MLAIRALRTPASRQALRAATPRAAVFYNRCYSTSGERVAKYNGTKDANGNFLVSLIEGDGIGPEISQSVKDIFAAAKTPIAWEPVDVTPIIKDGKTAIPDAAIENIQKNKIALKGPLATPVGKGHVSLNLTLRRTFNLFANLRPCRSVAGYETPYDNVDTVLIRENTEGEYSGIEHVVVDGVVQSIKLITREASERVLRFAFQHAESIGRKKVRVVHKATIMKLSDGLFLKVAQEVAKDFPGIEFDAELLDNSCLKMVTDPTPYNDKVLVMPNLYGDILSDMCAGLIGGLGLTPSGNIGDECSIFEAVHGSAPDIAGKNLANPTALLLSSIMMLRHMGLTEHASRIETAIFDTLAEGKALTGDLGGKAKTNEYAAAIISRL, from the exons ATGCTGGCCATTCGAGCTCTCCGAACTCCCGCCTCCAGGCAAGCCCTGCGCGCTGCTACTCCCCGCGCCGCCGTCTTCTAT AACCGATGCTACTCAACCTCTGGCGAACGAGTTGCTAAGTACAACGGTACCAAGGATGCCAAT GGTAACTTCCTGGTCAGCTTGATCGAGGGTGACGGTATTGGCCCCGAGATCTCTCAGTCCGTCAAGGACATCTTCGCCGCCGCCAAG ACCCCCATTGCTTGGGAGCCTGTCGACGTTACCCCCATTATCAAGGACGGCAAGACTGCCATCCCCGATGCTGCCATTGAGAACATtcagaagaacaagatcGCCCTCAAGGGTCCCCTCGCT ACCCCCGTTGGCAAGGGACATGTCTCCCTGAACCTTACTCTCCGACGAACATTCAACCTCTTCGCTAATTTGCGACCCTGCCGATCCGTCGCTGGCTACGAGACCCCTTATGACAATGTCGACACCGTCCTGATCCGAGAGAACACCGAGGGTGAATACTCTGGTATTGAACATGTTGTCGTCGATGGTGTCGTTCAGAGCATCAAGCTTATCACCCGTGAGGCTTCCGAGCGTGTCCTGCGATTCGCCTTTCAGCACGCCGAGTCCATTGGCCGCAAGAAGGTCCGCGTTGTCCACAAGGCTACCATCATGAAGCTCTCAGATGGTCTCTTCCTTAAGGTTGCCCAAGAGGTTGCCAAGGACTTCCCCGGTATTGAATTCGACGCTGAGCTCCTCGACAACAGCTGCCTCAAGATGGTCACTGACCCCACTCCTTACAACGACAAGGTCCTTGTCATGCCCAACCTCTACGGTGACATTCTGTCCGATATGTGCGCCGGTCTCATCGGTGGCCTTGGTCTTACCCCCTCCGGAAACATTGGTGATGAGTGCTCCATCTTCGAGGCTGTCCACGGTTCCGCTCCCGATATTGCTGGCAAGAACCTTGCCAACCCTACtgccctcctcctcagttCTATCATGATGCTGCGACACATGGGTCTCACCGAGCACGCTTCTCGCATTGAGACCGCTATCTTCGATACTCTTGCCGAAGGCAAGGCCCTCACTGGTGATCTTGGcggcaaggccaagaccaaCGAGTACGCCgctgccatcatctccaggCTGTAA
- a CDS encoding potassium uptake protein: MISYNARNQRIEAWVNAAAEESEDAAPTDPEARDLHDQEKAQRIEHEDLCRDKKQTYKGAVLLWLAWQTTGVVYGDIGTSPLYVFSSTFSEQPSWHDLVGALSIIIWSLTIIVTLKYCFIVLSADDDGQGGTFALYSLLARYANIARVDPNGPERIVVRLDRETGAELAPAGRMARDFLERSRVAQSVLKIVGVLGVSMVVADSILTPAQSVLGAVQGIQVIRPDLGRPAIVGTSCAILIALFLLQFIGTSKIGTSFAPVVVVWLLYNFSISIYNLVLYDHTVLKAFSPHYAFKYLIRNDSDGWKSLGGLLLAFTGVESLFADLGAFGQRAIQLSWLFLAFPCLLITYCGQAAYISQDETGLAFTNPFFRTVPESTLYFSIIIAALAAVVASQAVITSSFQLISQLMRLSYFPHIKTVHTSRRFHDQIYMPLANWLLMTGTVVVTAVYNNTTSLGHAYGACVIIVSFITTCMVSLVALIIWRISSIVVLIGFLIFILLDSIYLSAAMNKVPDGGWFALVLSAILSSSVMLWRWGKEQQWEAEQRDMVDPAEFLMSSRSTSRNNSIARGIQGEGSLRSTRLRLSPEFGGGQVMVAPGLGIFFDKVGGSGDHIPKVFSQFVRKFQTRPQVIVFFHMRPLSQPTVPSDQRFVIARVTTKIPSCYRIVLRHGYMDDVLTPNLAPTIVNELMTFITRGPFPPDENDMPPEFREELEALRAAEEAQTVYLMGKQTMRVQRPEKRSISSILRRVALEAFLWIRENSRTKLANLDIDPDSLVEVGFVKEI, from the exons ATGATCTCCTACAATGCCCGCAACCAGAGAATAGAAGCCTGGGTCAACGCGGCTGCCGAAGAAAGCGAGGATGCCGCCCCCACAGATCCCGAAGCCCGCGACCTGCATGACCAGGAAAAGGCCCAGCGAATCGAGCACGAGGATTTGTGTCGCGACAAGAAGCAG ACGTATAAGGGCGCGGTCTTATTATGGCTCGCCTGGCAAACTACCGGTGTTGTGTATGGCGACATTGGCACCAGTCCCCTTTATGTTTTCAGCTCGACTTTTAGCGAACAGCCGTCATGGCACGACCTCGTGGGAGCTCTGTCGATAATCATCTGGTccctcaccatcatcgtAACACTTAAATATTGTTTCATTGTCCTGTCAGCCGACGACGATGGACAAGGAGGAACCTTTGCTCTCTACTCTCTCCTTGCTCGATATGCCAACATTGCCCGCGTCGATCCCAATGGCCCGGAAAGAATTGTTGTGCGCCTGGATCGTGAGACGGGCGCCGAACTCGCACCCGCTGGGAGAATGGCCCGAGATTTTCTGGAACGTAGTCGGGTTGCACAGAGCGTCCTCAAGATTGTTGGCGTTTTGGGCGTTTCCATGGTTGTGGCCGACAGCATTCTGACACCAGCCCAGTCCGTCTTGGGCGCCGTCCAAGGGATTCAGGTTATCAGACCTGATCTGGGAAGACCGGCTATTGTGGGGACCTCGTGTGCGATCCTCATTGCGCTTTTCTTGCTGCAGTTCATTGGCACGTCCAAAATTGGCACCTCTTTCGCTCCCGTCGTTGTTGTCTGGCTCCTCTACAACTTCTCCATCAGCATATACAACCTTGTCTTGTACGATCATACCGTACTCAAGGCATTCAGCCCACATTATGCGTTCAAATACCTAATACGAAACGATTCTGATGGATGGAAGTCTCTTGGTGGATTGCTTCTCGCTTTCACCGGCGTTGAATCACTCTTTGCAGATCTGGGTGCTTTTGGACAGCGAGCCATACAGCTTTCATGGTTGTTCCTGGCATTCCCATGCTTGTTGATCACATATTGTGGTCAAGCTGCTTATATTTCTCAGGATGAAACTGGGTTGGCTTTTACCAACCCATTCTTTCGCACTGTTCCCGAAAGCACACTGTACTTCAGTATCATTATTGCCGCACTCGCTGCTGTTGTGGCCAGCCAGGCCGTGATCACCAGCTCTTTCCAACTCATTTCTCagttgatgaggctcagcTACTTTCCTCACATCAAGACTGTTCACACCAGCCGTCGATTCCATGACCAGATTTATATGCCACTAGCAAATTGGCTACTCATGACCGGTACTGTTGTGGTTACGGCCGTTTATAACAAT ACAACGAGCTTGGGTCATGCTTATGGCGCATGTGTCATTATCGTTAGCTTTATTACAACGTGCATGGTGTCGCTAGTGGCACTCATCATCTGGCGTATCTCATCAATCGTTGTTCTCATCGGgttcctcatcttcatccttctcgaCAGCATTTATCTTAGTGCAGCAATGAACAAGGTGCCTGACGGTGGTTGGTTTGCGCTGGTCCTGTCCGCCATCCTTAGTTCGTCCGTCATGCTTTGGCGATGGGGAAAGGAACAGCAGTGGGAAGCAGAGCAAAGGGACATGGTGGACCCGGCAGAGTTCCTCATGTCCTCTCGGAGTACCTCAAGAAACAACTCAATAGCAAGGGGAATTCAAGGTGAAGGTTCTCTGCGCTCGACGAGGCTGAGGCTTTCACCTGAGTTTGGAGGTGGACAAGTAATGGTCGCTCCAGGACTCGGAATATTCTTCGACAAAGTGGGCGGGAGTGGTGATCACATCCCGAAGGTATTTTCGCAGTTCGTTCGGAAGTTCCAGACGAGGCCACAGGTGATCGTTTTCTTCCACATGCGCCCCCTTTCTCAGCCTACGGTTCCATCTGACCAACGGTTCGTCATTGCGCGTGTTACAACAAAAATTCCTTCATGCTATCGTATTGTTCTGCGACATGGTTACATGGATGACGTTCTCACACCGAACTTGGCGCCTACGATTGTTAACGAGTTGATGACCTTTATTACCCGAGGTCCTTTCCCACCTGATGAGAATGACATGCCACCAGAGTTtcgagaagagcttgaagcgCTGCGGGCCGCCGAAGAAGCACAAACCGTTTATCTTATGGGCAAACAGACTATGCGGGTGCAGAGGCCAGAAAAGAGGAGTATTTCCAGTATCCTACGCCGGGTAGCACTTGAAGCATTCTTGTGGATTCGAGAGAATTCACGAACCAAGCTGGCCAATTTGGATATTGACCCCGATAGTCTGGTAGAGGTGGGCTTTGTGAAGGAAATTTAA
- a CDS encoding UDP-N-acetylglucosamine-dolichyl-phosphate N-acetylglucosaminephosphotransferase: protein MTTTMMTSLSRSETLTLSTVSAAAFAVLANTLHGDGEPLMASLALSVLAFALCFAMIRWLGPTFMRAGFQGRDMSKANRAEIPECMGAVCAAVYLLSVIVFIPFPFYKDIVAATSGGGNRDVVVELQHVNQGRFLHRFPHNKLASFLGAIISLQTIALLGIGDDLFDIRWRHKWWIPGLASIPLLVVYFVDFDVTSIVLPLQLQPYLGELVDLGFLYYVYMACVAMFCPQSINMLAGINGIEVSQCIVIAFLLVFNDCLYLFTPYPHPATDSHLFSLYFLLPWIGVSFALLLHNWYPAKVFVGDTYCYFSGMVFAVVGILGHFSKTLGLLLVPQIFNFLYSCPQVFGLIPCPRHRLPHFNARSGLMEPSVTPWSPERQPHPLVAQGLHFLNRLRLVKVTTDEKGQFVETSNFTILNLWLVWRGPLREDRLAFEITMLQLVAGFFGLFVRHRLALLVFKEDNWGTAAQY, encoded by the exons ATGACTACAACCATGATGACCTCACTCTCTCGCTCTGAAACACTTACACTCTCGACCGTCTCTGCAGCTGCTTTCGCGGTCCTCGCAAACACCCTCCATGGCGATGGCGAGCCTCTCATGGCATCTCTGGCCCTGTCGGTCCTCGCCTTTGCGCTCTGCTTCGCCATGATCCGCTGGCTAGGCCCTACCTTCATGCGTGCTGGCTTTCAAGGCCGCGACATGAGCAAGGCGAACCGCGCCGAGATCCCCGAGTGCATGGGCGCTGTGTGCGCTGCGGTCTATCTCCTCAgcgtcatcgtcttcatcccATTCCCGTTCTACAAGGACATTGTTGCGGCGACTAGTGGTGGTGGAAACCGTGATGTCGTCGTTGAGCTTCAGCACGTCAACCAGGGCCGTTTTCTACATCGCTTCCCACACAACAAG CTTGCGTCATTCCTGGGCGCCATCATCTCTCTTCAAACAATTGCACTTCTTGGTATTGGTGATGATCTCTTCGATATTCGCTGGCGGCACAAGTGGTGGATCCCCGGCCTGGCTTCGATCCCTCTTCTTGTCGTTTACTTTGTAGACTTCGACGTCACTTCTATTGTCCTacctcttcagcttcagccgTATCTCGGCGAGCTCGTTGATCTCGGGTTTCTCTACTATGTTTACATGGCGTGCGTTGCCATGTTCTGCCCTCAGAGCATCAACATGCTGGCAGGTATAAACGGCATTGAAGTCTCGCAATGCATCGTCATCGCTTTTCTCCTCGTCTTCAACGATTGCCTGTACCTCTTTACGCCATATCCTCACCCTGCTACCGACTCGCACTTGTTCTCACTCTACTTCCTCCTCCCGTGGATAGGCGTTTCGTTCGCCTTGCTCCTCCACAACTGGTATCCTGCCAAGGTGTTTGTTGGCGATACCTACTGCTACTTCTCGGGTATGGTTTTTGCTGTCGTCGGTATCCTCGGCCACTTTTCAAAGACTCTCGGGCTCCTCCTTGTCCCTCAAATATTTAACTTCCTCTACTCATGCCCTCAGGTCTTCGGTCTGATTCCCTGCCCACGCCACCGACTTCCTCACTTCAACGCCCGGTCTGGCCTCATGGAGCCGTCTGTGACTCCTTGGTCACCCGAGCGTCAACCCCACCCCTTGGTCGCCCAAGGCCTGCACTTTCTCAACAGACTACGCCTGGTAAAGGTGACAACCGATGAAAAGGGTCAATTTGTCGAGACAAGCAACTTTaccatcctcaacctctggCTTGTCTGGCGTGGACCACTCCGCGAAGATCGATTGGCCTTTGAGATTACTATGCTTCAGCTTGTTGCTGGTTTCTTTGGACTGTTTGTGAGGCATCGTCTCGCACTGTTGGTCTTTAAGGAAGATAACTGGGGGACTGCTGCGCAATATTAA